The Thunnus maccoyii chromosome 9, fThuMac1.1, whole genome shotgun sequence genome includes a region encoding these proteins:
- the tet3 gene encoding methylcytosine dioxygenase TET3 isoform X1: MPRPRAGRSPPQQDIYDFSMDAVEAQSLPMHRKSLEKTSPLSKYIETEHQQAGLFSLSPCDASMDTSVDLQKKRRKKCGACTPCLRKENCGTCANCLNRKTGKQICKLRKCDELKRRQSNWEVSEVEYFEDNSRGCLGNSELAAETVCKVTSVDGPRSGGQMEIGSHDRLQEGALSLELANGVSRYPNDDEASMETEQQRAGSVPPRQCWVPGHGKVSDTQQHQPCWNPSSSTTPGEPVHHADMEDAHNLVAFSAIAGSLPPSSSSSCLVVQSNTAQLYENFTRDMGAKGAQARLSAGAPEGSCQPPEDLNALQTALSQAKHGHKPPNCNCDGPDCPDYLEWLEKKIKLATSEDQGTCKMADAPPHSQPHLQQPHLQHHPQSYPQVNGGHRLSTSYPQQQQGTRGPRPDQVPCLKPPIPCSPQVLSIAKEKNISLQTAIAIEALTQLSGTGPQAAGSPGQPPYNSNLHHHQHTQNLPSQPPNGTSLIPSSPGTYSSSSRSQSVPPGLHTSQQAPVPCEHHRPQSQGQPPHAAPLPSSTSPFPGQGKPPSFSPNPQQWQQGSGRGSEQRNPWMCMKSEPQSHYAAAPHSSSDPMSELKQLLGDTSGKFSNAPFKLPVRQQLSLNQNGGIQVQDNPALARIKRESDSGEHYHHTASMGHYGMANGQQQGQHYPGTPLSPGQASISHSTQAALQQHLHYKRNLFSNHSSGFGAPGPGAHTACQNLKKWWPQMEVEGLSHLVKQEPKEPKKKKSQGSPNIKPMSEMLTGPPLPKPKQIIIKKTKQKASMPTFLPQTQITIQKPSVLMMDRAPALTSLQISSLPPPPHHSNSTQAAAAGLPAPAQSQVSISNSSMTPSSTVSALSENTPALMGPLPPPVATVAHAKPEGVGSMASSNTSTTAPLTSTSPSSTSQLPSLVNIDPKYEELIRQFEAEFGDSVADVPVSQPTEETATAPQLKNQSQTSPQDLSPTSTPTSQSAPLILTTQASSTTHSDDQEMEINKDESGTQIETTSYQASTEIPKEEQHKGPPNVSLLQEAILDKQQQPRVLEDTFSMPCSPLPKRMKIEATGDVAILSTTCYSEEDTPTKDSLPSSPSLRGFLESPLRYLDSPTKSLLDTPSKDLQAEFPTCTCVEQILEKDEGPYYNHLGSGPTVASIRNLMETRYGEKGDAIRIEKVVYTGKEGKSSRGCPIAKWVIRRGSETEKLLCLVRQRAGHHCANAVIIILIMAWEGVPRSLADRLYHELSDTLTKYGNPTSRRCGLNDDRTCACQGKDPDSCGASFSFGCSWSMYFNGCKYARSKTPRKFRLQGDRPEEEDKLRDHFQHLATEVAPLYKQLAPQAYSNQCQSESKAPECRLGLKEGRPFSGVTACMDFCAHAHKDQHNLYNGCTVVCTLTKEDNRVVGEIPDDEQLHVLPLYKVSLTDEFGSEEAQRLKMQTGAIQVLQAFRREVRKLPEPAKSCRQRRLEAKKAASEKKKSKLLQQTGGTPEKTLVKAEVCITGPPQHQGNKAIIKQEVKPNIKKEPFNGSIDGYPVQAADPFNNIYPHPAYYARGGLPPTGQPSAADPVNGYHHNLPTMHYGYYNYPPNALFPPKLRTYEGRNGSKAVQVDKKPDIQSLQSIQARLAQSYPGHPEQTNQTNHGTYTQPPNYNQSRPSSVSSETSNRGTPVIKQEPIDVPVYEGTVPSQAGANTPSSTPQPAAWPGHKLNGNIIPTSWDSHLNPKQNPEASSVNPDKQQFHQHPQQRQPSPYPQQWTSYPGSNTPMASPAPSPSLQVPLSPSPSPHLGTALPGNIHQGSPRPPTPRPSTPHPGTPQPGTSHSGSVTPQPGTPRHWASPAPSHQMNAWAMGPAAYSPGLKHSNPAGAYADKIWSKTGESRCSTPLGLQEKAWRSCGGSVAGSTLSPAPEGRLFPDALQQSDQACWDPSRAESDVESTRGREEDEDEVWSDSEHNFLDPNIGGVAVAPAHGSILIECARRELHATTPLKRPDRSHPTRISLVFYQHKNLNQPMHGLALWEAKMKLLAERALQRQQEAALLGLSQEDIKALSKKRKWGATVAGASPGPGQSKDKREGPVTRLAPTFHTTSMVTVSPYAFTRLTGPYSHYV; encoded by the exons ACTGTTTGCAAAGTCACTTCAGTGGATGGCCCCAGAAGTGGAGGCCAGATGGAAATTGGGTCACATGACCGCCTCCAGGAAGGCGCGCTGAGCCTGGAACTGGCCAATGGGGTGAGTCGCTACCCTAATGATGATGAGGCATCTATggaaacagagcagcagagagcaggaagcGTGCCTCCAAGGCAGTGCTGGGTGCCAGGACATGGCAAGGTCAGTGACACCCAACAACACCAACCATGTTGGAACCCCAGCAGTAGTACAACCCCTGGTGAACCTGTCCACCATGCAGACATGGAAGATGCCCACAATCTGGTGGCTTTTTCTGCTATTGCTGGCTCCTtgcctccttcttcctcctcttcctgcctCGTTGTGCAGTCTAACACAGCCCAGCTGTATGAGAACTTCACCCGGGATATGGGTGCTAAGGGGGCTCAGGCCAGACTCTCTGCGGGGGCTCCTGAGGGAAGCTGCCAACCTCCAGAAGACCTGAACGCCCTACAGACAGCACTGAGCCAAGCCAAACATGGACATAAACCCCCTAACTGCAACTGTGATGGGCCTGACTGTCCAGACTACCTTGAGTGGCTGGAGAAGAAGATTAAGTTGGCAACCAGTGAGGATCAAGGTACCTGCAAAATGGCTGATGCTCCCCCACATTCACAGCCTCACCTACAACAACCCCATTTGCAGCATCACCCTCAGTCCTATCCCCAGGTGAATGGTGGCCACCGCCTGTCTACTTCATACCCCCAGCAGCAACAAGGAACTCGAGGTCCTCGCCCAGACCAAGTGCCCTGCCTGAAACCCCCAATTCCCTGTTCTCCCCAGGTGCTCTCCATAGCCAAGGAAAAGAACATCAGTCTTCAGACAGCCATTGCCATAGAAGCCCTGACCCAATTATCTGGTACTGGTCCGCAAGCTGCTGGCTCTCCAGGTCAACCCCCCTATAATAGTAACCTCCATCACCACCAACATACCCAGAACCTCCCATCTCAGCCCCCAAATGGCACTAGCTTGATCCCGTCCTCTCCTGGCACCTACTCATCCTCCTCACGCTCTCAATCCGTCCCTCCAGGACTACACACCAGCCAGCAGGCTCCAGTGCCCTGTGAGCACCACAGGCCCCAGTCACAGGGCCAGCCTCCCCATGCTGCCCCTCTCCCATCCTCTACCTCTCCCTTTCCAGGTCAGGGAAAACCTCCAAGCTTCAGCCCTAATCCCCAGCAGTGGCAGCAAGGCTCAGGCAGAGGCTCTGAACAGAGGAACCCATGGATGTGTATGAAGTCTGAGCCCCAGTCTCACTATGCTGCTGCACCTCACAGTAGTTCAGACCCCATGTCAGAGCTCAAGCAGCTGCTTGGTGACACCAGTGGCAAGTTCAGCAATGCTCCTTTCAAGCTTCcagtcagacagcagctcagcttGAACCAGAATGGAGGTATCCAGGTCCAGGACAACCCAGCATTGGCCAGGATAAAGCGAGAGTCAGACTCTGGTGAGCACtaccatcacactgcctccatgGGACATTACGGCATGGCTAATGGTCAGCAGCAGGGTCAACACTACCCTGGCACTCCCCTTTCCCCTGGCCAAGCATCCATCAGCCACTCCACTCAGGCAGCTCTGCAACAGCACCTTCACTACAAGAGGAACCTCTTCTCTAACCACTCCTCTGGCTTTGGAGCACCAGGCCCAGGTGCACATACGGCTTGCcaaaacttgaaaaaatggTGGCCACAGATGGAGGTAGAAGGTTTGTCACATCTAGTCAAACAGGAGCCCAAGGAacccaagaagaaaaaaagccaaGGATCTCCTAACATAAAACCCATGAGTGAAATGCTTACAGGCCCTCCCCTGCCCAAACCCAAACAGATAATCATCAAGAAGACCAAGCAGAAAGCCTCCATGCCAACCTTCCTGCCTCAAACTCAGATCACCATACAAAAACCATCAGTCCTCATGATGGACAGAGCCCCGGCCCTGACCAGTCTGCAAATAAGTTCTCTTCCCCCTCCGCCCCACCACAGTAACTCcactcaggctgctgctgcaggccTCCCTGCCCCAGCCCAATCTCAGGTATCCATTTCCAATTCCTCAATGACTCCCTCTTCCACTGTTTCTGCTTTGTCAGAAAACACTCCAGCCCTCATGGGCCCTCTGCCCCCACCTGTGGCCACTGTAGCCCATGCTAAGCCAGAGGGAGTGGGCAGCATGGCCTCCAGTAACACCAGCACCACCGCACCTCTGACCTCCACATCTCCATCCAGCACCTCACAATTACCGAGTCTTGTCAACATAGACCCGAAGTACGAAGAACTGATCCGCCAGTTTGAGGCTGAATTTGGGGACTCAGTTGCAGATGTACCTGTCAGTCAGCCCACGGAAGAGACTGCTACGGCTCCTCAGTTGAAGAATCAGTCCCAGACCAGTCCTCAGGACCTCAGTCCCACATCAACACCCACCTCCCAGTCTGCTCCCTTAATTCTCACCACTCAAGCCAGCTCCACAACTCATTCAGATGATCAGGAGATGGAAATTAACAAAGATGAGTCAGGGACTCAAATTGAAACAACCTCGTACCAGGCATCCACAGAAATCCCAAAGGAGGAGCAGCATAAAGGCCCTCCCAATGTCTCTCTCCTTCAGGAGGCCATCCTGGACAAGCAGCAACAACCCCGTGTGTTAGAGGATACGTTCAGCATGCCATGTTCCCCGCTGCCTAAACGCATGAAGATCGAAGCCACGGGTGATGTAGCTATACTTTCCACCACATGCTATTCTGAGGAGGACACACCCACTAAGGACAGTTTgccctcctctccatctctcagaGGCTTCCTAGAGTCTCCTCTGCGCTACCTGGACAGCCCTACCAAGAGCTTGCTGGATACTCCTTCCAAGGATCTACAGGCAGAATTCCCCACATGCACCTGCGTGG AACAAATCCTGGAGAAAGATGAAGGGCCTTACTACAATCACTTGGGATCTGGACCCACTGTAGCCTCCATAAGAAACCTGATGGAGACAAG GTATGGAGAGAAGGGGGATGCAATCCGGATTGAGAAGGTGGTGTACACGGGCAAAGAAGGAAAGAGCTCACGAGGATGCCCTATTGCTAAGTGG GTGATTCGTCGTGGCAGTGAGACAGAGAAGCTGCTGTGTCTGGTGCGTCAGCGTGCAGGCCACCACTGTGCCAACgctgtcatcatcatcctcattatGGCCTGGGAAGGTGTCCCGAGGTCCCTGGCTGACAGGCTGTACCATGAGCTTAGTGACACCCTCACCAAATATGGCAACCCCACCAGTCGACGCTGTGGCCTCAATGATGA TCGTACCTGTGCGTGTCAAGGCAAGGACCCTGACAGTTGTGGTGCTTCTTTTTCCTTTGGCTGCTCCTGGAGTATGTACTTTAATGGCTGTAAGTACGCCCGAAGCAAAACGCCGCGCAAGTTCAGGCTACAAGGAGATCGCCCTGAAGAG GAGGACAAACTCAGGGATCACTTCCAGCATCTGGCAACTGAGGTGGCTCCTTTGTATAAGCAGCTGGCCCCACAGGCCTACAGTAACCAG TGCCAGTCAGAGTCCAAAGCTCCAGAATGCAGACTGGGTTTGAAGGAGGGCCGGCCGTTCTCTGGAGTCACTGCTTGCATGGACTTCTGCGCCCACGCTCATAAGGACCAGCACAACCTCTACAATGGTTGCACAGTG gTGTGTACTTTAACTAAGGAGGACAACCGTGTTGTGGGGGAGATCCCTGACGATGAACAGCTCCATGTGTTGCCTCTTTACAAGGTGTCCCTCACTGATGAGTTTGGCAGTGAAGAGGCCCAGCGCCTCAAGATGCAGACAGGAGCCATCCAGGTGCTTCAGGCTTTCCGCCGAGAAGTACGGAAGTTGCCCGAACCTGCCAAGTCCTGCCGACAACGCCGTCTGGAGGCCAAGAAGGCTGcctcagagaagaagaaaagcaaactCCTGCAGCAGACGGGGGGGACACCAGAGAAAACATTGGTCAAGGCTGAGGTCTGCATCACCGGTCCcccacaacaccaaggcaatAAAG CAATTATAAAACAAGAGGTGAAGCCCAACATCAAGAAGGAGCCCTTCAATGGATCAATAGATGGATACCCTGTGCAGGCAGCAGACCCATTCAACAACATCTATCCACACCCTGCCTACTATGCAAGGGGAGGCCTCCCCCCAACTGGCCAGCCCTCTGCAGCAGACCCAGTAAACGGTTACCACCACAATCTGCCCACGATGCACTATGGCTACTACAACTACCCCCCCAATGCACTTTTCCCCCCTAAGCTGAGGACCTATGAGGGTCGAAATGGCAGTAAGGCTGTCCAGGTAGACAAGAAACCTGACATTCAGAGTCTTCAAAGCATTCAAGCCAGACTGGCTCAGTCCTATCCCGGCCACCCAGAGCAAACCAACCAAACAAATCATGGCACTTACACCCAGCCTCCCAACTACAACCAGTCCCGtccttcctctgtctcctctgagACCTCCAACAGAGGCACTCCAGTCATCAAACAGGAGCCTATAGATGTGCCAGTCTATGAAGGCACGGTGCCAAGCCAGGCTGGTGCCAACACACCTAGCTCCACCCCCCAGCCTGCTGCGTGGCCAGGGCACAAGCTTAATGGAAATATTATTCCCACAAGCTGGGACAGCCATCTAAATCCTAAACAAAACCCTGAAGCCTCATCAGTGAACCCAGACAAGCAGCAGTTTCACCAGCATCCCCAGCAGCGGCAGCCCTCTCCTTACCCCCAACAGTGGACATCCTACCCTGGCTCAAATACCCCGATGGCTTCCCCTGCCCCTTCACCATCCCTTCAGGtacctctctctccatctccctctcctcACCTAGGCACAGCACTCCCAGGTAACATACACCAAGGCTCCCCACGCCCTCCCACCCCACGCCCAAGCACCCCTCACCCAGGTACACCACAGCCTGGTACCTCTCACTCAGGCTCAGTTACACCACAGCCAGGCACCCCCAGGCACTGGGCCAGCCCTGCTCCTAGCCACCAGATGAATGCGTGGGCTATGGGGCCTGCAGCATATAGCCCTGGTTTGAAGCACAGCAATCCTGCAGGAGCCTATGCTGACAAGATCTGGTCCAAAACTGGTGAGAGTCGGTGTTCTACTCCCCTTGGGCTCCAAGAGAAGGCCTGGAGGTCTTGTGGAGGTTCAGTGGCAGGCAGTACCCTGTCCCCTGCCCCTGAGGGCCGCCTCTTCCCAGATGCCCTGCAGCAGTCAGATCAGGCCTGCTGGGACCCCAGCCGAGCTGAGAGTGATGTTGAGAGCACCAGGGGTCGtgaagaggatgaggatgaggtgTGGTCTGACAGCGAGCACAACTTCCTGGATCCCAACATTGGTGGTGTAGCAGTAGCACCAGCCCATGGCTCCATCCTGATTGAATGTGCGCGTCGGGAACTACATGCCACCACTCCACTCAAAAGGCCTGATCGTTCCCACCCCACCCGCATCTCCCTGGTCTTCTACCAGCACAAGAACCTCAACCAGCCCATGCATGGCCTGGCTCTGTGGGAGGCCAAAATGAAGCTACTGGCAGAGCGAGCACTCCAGAGGCAGCAGGAAGCAGCTCTCCTTGGCCTCTCGCAGGAAGACATCAAGGCCCTCAGCAAGAAACGCAAATGGGGTGCTACAGTGGCAGGGGCCAGTCCAGGACCTGGACAATCAAAAGACAAGAGGGAGGGGCCAGTGACGCGGTTAGCCCCCACGTTCCACACCACCTCTATGGTTACTGTGTCTCCCTATGCCTTCACCCGCCTCACTGGGCCCTACAGCCACTATGtctga